A window of the Fusarium poae strain DAOMC 252244 chromosome 3, whole genome shotgun sequence genome harbors these coding sequences:
- a CDS encoding hypothetical protein (BUSCO:15148at5125), with translation MGQEVLQHKIRLVWINTTAANANGRVQREAFWPATLDLECEKAARILKSFSTDGYLVPADEEEDSYSTASEPRSPKRVTKKIPKRVIQNAAGIAIFTCMRSGLYMTGSGGSGILIARKSDGTWSPPSGIMLHTPTLSFIIGVDVYDCVLVVNNLAALESITKPRVTLGEDVGLASGPLVSLDSDESHIRWQDMGNTVLTYLKSRGQNQAVNLNGCILAERGNENERFYASQVTQMDILAGNVARDVEEVGPLSEVIKMAEGRTDYDASVINKIAAECAPGDAMIATPKSSTPASPQTAFGIPNQDDPDPFGVLALEMAGLEIREAGSRLRPTSSQFDFNPAPSSPAYSKFNRQSVDTFVSKSNRNSYMSSRTVKSQMTDAGTQTDVGTTPETSPSPGQSEDGHDRSIRLQIPEVTEEEEEVDYTKVDITPIRQFSGAQSPLSTTSHSSTTAVEPDTLKVEPRDDTDKASSNYDSDKDEKSSRNADDEGDSESDVGEEDEEEPVVFEVAAVQPARTQAVASRMVHAKGNMVIIPKRVPPPLPMRNPGRASRSSKSEMGDVSSLRSPLRKETFTEEDLASENEKTDSESSPYLKPKEFKVERTRIETKSDDDKSSESEVEFFLAEEAKTEDTKVEETKEEVPATEPKLESKDAQTSPRIPQEGRPDSPSTPDKKHTSSVYTGVTEDRWSVDGTTLTTPTSDRPFSVIDDITEDDTPRKPAKEAEPTEMNEKHEELEKMASKETTPNTIAVV, from the exons ATGGGACAAGAGGTCCTCCAACACAAGATCAGGCTTGTTTG GATAAATACCACTGCAGCCAATGCAAATGGCCGAGTCCAAAGGGAAGCCTTCTGGCCTGCGACGCTCGACCTCGAATGCGAAAAGGCTGCCCGCATCCTCAAGTCGTTTTCCA CCGATGGCTATCTCGTTCCCGcagacgaagaggaggactCATATTCGACAGCAAGCGAACCACGATCCCCAAAACGAGTCACCAAGAAAATCCCAAAGCGTGTAATCCAAAATGCTGCCGGAATCGCCATCTTCACCTGCATGCGAAGCGGTCTGTACATGACAGGCTCCGGCGGCTCCGGTATCCTCATCGCTCGAAAATCTGACGGAACATGGTCGCCGCCATCCGGAATTATGCTACACACGCCCACTCTCAGCTTCATAATTGGCGTCGACGTTTACGATTGCGTTCTTGTTGTCAACAACCTTGCCGCTCTTGAGTCAATCACGAAACCCCGCGTCACACTCGGCGAGGATGTCGGTCTAGCCAGCGGTCCCCTGGTATCTCTGGATTCAGATGAGTCGCACATCAGGTGGCAGGACATGGGTAACACCGTTTTGACCTACTTGAAGTCGCGGGGCCAAAATCAGGCCGTCAACTTGAATGGTTGTATCCTGGCCGAGCGAGGAAACGAGAATGAGCGCTTCTATGCTAGCCAGGTTACGCAGATGGACATCCTGGCGGGCAATGTTGCCCGCGACGTGGAGGAAGTTGGGCCGCTTTCAGAGGTCATTAAGATGGCCGAGGGCAGGACAGACTACGATGCTTCTGTAATCAACAAGATCGCTGCCGAGTGTGCACCAGGAGACGCCATGATAGCGACACCCAAGTCTTCGACCCCCGCCTCGCCACAGACGGCCTTTGGAATTCCCAACCAAGATGATCCCGATCCGTTTGGTGTTTTGGCCCTCGAGATGGCTGGTTTAGAAATCAGGGAAGCGGGATCACGATTGCGGCCTACCAGCAGCCAATTTGACTTCAACCCCGCACCTTCAAGCCCAGCCTACTCCAAATTCAACCGGCAAAGTGTGGATACATTTGTCTCAAAGAGCAATCGCAACAGTTACATGTCGTCGCGAACCGTCAAGAGTCAAATGACGGATGCTGGAACCCAGACCGATGTAGGCACAACACCTGAGACATCACCCAGCCCAGGCCAGAGCGAAGATGGCCATGACAGGAGTATCCGCCTGCAAATCCCCGAAGTcacagaggaagaagaagaggttgaTTACACAAAGGTCGACATAACCCCCATAAGGCAGTTCAGTGGGGCCCAATCTCCTCTCAGTACCACCAGCCACAGCAGCACAACGGCTGTGGAACCTGACACTCTCAAGGTCGAGCCCAGGGATGACACTGACAAGGCTTCGAGCAATTATGATAGCGACAAGGATGAAAAGAGCAGCCGAAACGCCGATGACGAGGGTGACTCAGAGAGTGACGTTGgagaggaggacgaggaggaacCTGTGGTGTTTGAGGTTGCTGCTGTGCAGCCGGCAAGAACCCAGGCTGTTGCATCCCGCATGGTCCACGCCAAGGGTAACATGGTTATCATTCCCAAGAGAGTCCCCCCCCCTCTTCCCATGAGGAACCCTGGCAGGGCATCGCGATCTAGTAAGAGCGAGATGGGCGATGTTTCAAGCCTTCGAAGCCCTCTGCGTAAGGAGACCTTCACTGAGGAAGACCTTGCATCGGAGAATGAGAAAACCGACTCCGAGTCTTCGCCTTACCTTAAACCCAAGGAGTTCAAGGTTGAGAGGACCAGGATCGAGACCAAGTCCGACGACGATAAATCATCCGAATCCGAGGTCGAGTTCTTCCTAGCGGAGGAGGCGAAAACCGAGGATACCAAGGTTGAGGAAACAAAAGAGGAAGTGCCAGCAACTGAGCCCAAGCTTGAATCGAAGGATGCTCAGACATCCCCCAGAATTCCCCAGGAGGGGCGCCCAGACAGCCCCAGCACACCTGACAAGAAGCACACTTCATCCGTGTACACTGGAGTGACTGAAGACCGATGGAGTGTCGACGGCACAACACTTACAACGCCTACATCAGATCGACCTTTTTCTGTCATTGACGACATTACTGAAGACGATACCCCCAGGAAACCAGCAAAAGAAGCTGAGCCAACTGAGATGAACGAGAAGCACGAAGAGCTAGAAAAGATGGCATCAAAAGAGACAACCCCCAACACGATCGCGGTTGTATAA
- a CDS encoding hypothetical protein (BUSCO:24600at5125) translates to MASLITKTETPTKKQDTRGHVSSPTTPDATTTPATPVASSPRYKLRARKPREGSPTATPSRRNNGPITPSPYEYLYHQNNGATDSARKFRNRTMSSTAGKWREEQVLIICPGSQTTMAQLGCSELTPPARRMPTRMFKEGDQWAPYHKTKRTTIVNGVEEDEWLEDVDEDEGAVYPIQAGRIVNMSALLAFLDHVHGLLTTTYHNTPIMLMASPQWTRPDCETIARYVFENTRTPALCIIHSGIATQYGLKWPNMTVVDIGYEKVDVTAIHDGRVVNHMGVSATEVDEEISGGEVFTRSLVKLLQDKGFNRDMAEQLKKSNICEVLPYNATEDNLMELPKENTSGIPVGQSVATAEATTKAPEAPKPTENGDEDGNGNTEDDGVLDVAAIVTSGQTKEFLAKKEKEKSKGGRKKGEKEAEGAAKAARLPNSKRTHNTFAYEEIIQEEVPPPSKEKETVENPASGTTEPPKPEGETNGTQPPQGEGETTAAPTTEELKPEEPKPADAQEPTQSIESKPETEPKPDVQPVPETPEKRPKRVRRDVEVGLERFTFVQRREIDRIVNAIYRTVQGIDDMYMRPACWDNLVFVGNGARLRGLRENILQTLNARHLVSPSTATMFTSELPSNMATPTGTGAQTPTGSFTGAPHQLSSSGVNPLLQAATTAAAAGNTGTNMVGTPQPAGSEAGGPTTTHHFHSQTPTSIKTAALPTYLSEWTKNGFEESMFLGAQVAARIAFCLHSNMDAQTIEAQRLMSLSRVDYNEFGPKGIRTHSMLG, encoded by the exons ATGGCCTCCCTAATAACCAAGACTGAGACCCCTACAAAGAAGCAAGACACAAGAGGTCACGTGTCATCTCCAACCACTCCAGATGCTACCACTACACCAGCCACACCAGTCGCGTCGTCGCCCCGGTACAAGCTACGGGCGCGCAAACCTCGAGAAGGCTCGCCAACGGCTACACCATCGCGACGCAACAACGGCCCTATAACGCCGTCACCGTACGAATATCTCTACCATCAAAACAACGGCGCCACAGACAGTGCAAGGAAATTTCGAAATCGCACAATGTCCAGCACCGCGGGCAAATGGCGCGAGGAGCAGgtcctcatcatctgccCTGGCAGCCAGACTACCATGGCTCAGCTGGGATGCAGTGAGTTGACGCCTCCCGCGCGGCGCATGCCCACGAGGATGTTCAAGGAGGGTGACCAATGGGCTCCATACCACAAAACGAAGCGCACAACCATCGTCAATGGTGTGGAGGAGGATGAGTGGCTGgaggatgttgatgaggacgagggAGCTGTGTATCCCATTCAAG CTGGCCGCATTGTCAACATGAGCGCACTCCTCGCTTTCCTCGATCATGTCCACGGTCTGCTTACAACCACATATCACAACACTCCCATCATGCTCATGGCTTCACCACAATGGACCCGTCCCGACTGCGAAACCATAGCCCGATACGTTTTCGAGAACACGAGAACTCCTGCACTATGCATAATTCACAGCGGAATCGCTACTCAGTATGGATTGAAGTGGCCCAATATGACCGTGGTGGACATTGGTTACGAAAAAGTCGATGTTACAGCAATTCACGACGGACGAGTGGTAAACCATATGGGTGTCAGCGCTACCGAAGTCGACGAAGAGATTAGTGGAGGTGAAGTCTTCACTCGAAGTTTGGTCAAGTTGCTACAGGACAAGGGCTTCAACCGCGACATGGCCGAACAATTGAAGAAGAGCAACATTTGTGAGGTCCTTCCTTACAATGCCACCGAGGATAACTTGATGGAGCTTCCAAAGGAGAACACTTCTGGTATACCAGTTGGTCAATCGGTCGCTACTGCAGAAGCAACCACAAAAGCCCCTGAAGCACCCAAACCCACAGAGAATGGAGACGAAGATGGTAATGGCAACACTGAGGATGATGGTGTGCTGGACGTGGCGGCTATAGTTACGAGCGGCCAAACAAAGGAGTTTCTTgccaaaaaggaaaaggagaagAGCAAGGGCGGTAGAAAGAAGGGTGAAAAGGAGGCTGAAGGTGCAGCTAAAGCCGCCCGCCTACCAAACTCGAAGAGGACACACAACACCTTTGCTTACGAGGAGATTATTCAAGAGGAGGTTCCTCCACCAtcaaaggagaaggagactGTAGAGAACCCCGCCAGCGGTACAACAGAACCTCCCAAGCCCGAGGGCGAGACCAATGGCACGCAACCTCCTCAAGGAGAGGGAGAGACCACCGCCGCACCCACAACAGAGGAGCTAAAGCCTGAAGAGCCCAAGCCAGCGGACGCTCAAGAACCAACGCAGTCGATAGAGTCCAAGCCTGAAACTGAGCCCAAGCCAGATGTGCAGCCCGTTCCTGAGACACCTGAGAAGCGACCGAAGCGCGTTCGTCGAGACGTCGAGGTTGGTCTTGAGCGCTTCACCTTCGTCCAACGCCGTGAGATTGATCGCATTGTGAACGCTATCTATCGTACGGTCCAGGGTATTGACGACATGTACATGCGACCCGCCTGCTGGGATAACCTCGTCTTTGTCGGCAACGGTGCTCGTCTGCGCGGTCTCCGCGAGAACATCCTCCAGACCCTTAACGCCCGCCATCTTGTCTCCCCCTCCACAGCGACAATGTTCACATCAGAGCTACCCTCCAACATGGCCACGCCGACCGGCACAGGCGCCCAGACTCCCACTGGCTCTTTCACTGGCGCACCTCACCAGCTCTCTTCAAGCGGTGTGAACCCCTTGCTCCAGGCAGCTACTACggccgctgctgctggtaACACCGGCACTAACATGGTCGGCACGCCACAGCCTGCTGGATCTGAGGCTGGAGGACCTACCACGACTCACCACTTCCATAGCCAGACTCCTACCAGCATTAAGACTGCTGCGCTGCCTACCTATTTGAGCGAGTGGACCAAGAATGGCTTCGAAGAGTCCATGTTCCTCGGCGCTCAAGTCGCCGCCCGTATCGCATTCTGTTTACACTCCAACATGGATGCCCAGACCATCGAGGCTCAACGGCTCATGAGTCTGAGCAGAGTAGACTACAA TGAGTTCGGCCCCAAGGGCATTCGCACGCACTCCATGCTCGGCTAG
- a CDS encoding hypothetical protein (TransMembrane:10 (i284-301o321-339i351-370o376-400i420-441o472-493i500-520o540-562i574-594o600-620i)), with the protein MDPIGRGAGVSPYGTPRGSGAHPALSSSWRVGSPLAEAALAADLAACSDEEYDDSAIDDDVSVSDLPGDPIMYRRPSGVAFGGSRPIMNPQIYDEPGLTALERKQSRNAERSLLRDNHVLPPKHGHRRQDGFFSRVYQRLFSTKIPQDEEQAPIVSVQPHSETDPLLSSRVDAVSSGHLNETWDHAVAEHRIKTTWQREAKTIASYSAPLIVTFLLQYSINVTSIFAVGRIGKLELGAVSLANMTAAITCLAPFQGLATSLDTLCAQAYGSGHKHLVGLQFQRMTCFLFVLAVPVAVFYWFSEGVIRALVPEPESARLAGMYLRVMIFSIPGFILFEGGKRFTQAQGLFRATTYVLLIVAPFNVFLSWLLVWKLQWGFIGAPAAVAISNNLLPIFLFLYVRFINGRQCWGGFSRRALSNWWIMIRLALPGMIMVEAEWLAFEILTLMASRFGPEYLAAQSVVTTITTLSYEIPFPMSIAASTRIANLIGAGLVEPAKKTGVAFVAACLIGMFNLTLYTTLRYKLPLLFTKDEDVIELVAAVMPIVSVMQVFDGLAAGAHGLLRGIGKQSIGGPANILSYYALSLPISLALAFGLDWKLDGLWIGVTCGTISVASIEYIYLFRTDWHKAAEEAAVRNAAG; encoded by the exons ATGGATCCAATAGGAAGGGGAGCAGGAGTTTCGCCATACGGCACTCCGCGTGGTTCTGGCGCTCATCCTGCGTTATCTTCTTCATGGCGAGTGGGCTCACCTCTAGCTGAGGCTGCGCTGGCTGCAGACCTTGCCGCATGCTCGGATGAGGAGTATGATGATAGTGCTATCGACGACGATGTCTCTGTATCTGATCTCCCGGGCGATCCAATTATGTATCGTCGTCCTAGCGGTGTTGCTTTTGGAGGCTCGCGGCCGATAATGAACCCTCAAATATATGATGAGCCAGGTTTGACGGCCTTAGAAAGGAAACAGTCTCGTAACGCTGAGCGCAGCCTACTTCGGGACAACCATGTTCTCCCGCCAAAGCACGGGCACCGTCGGCAAGATGGTTTCTTCTCTCGTGTCTACCAACGTCTTTTTAGCACGAAGATACCGCAGGACGAGGAACAAGCGCCTATTGTTTCAGTGCAGCCTCATAGCGAAACGGACCCTCTCTTGAGTTCCAGAGTTGATGCTGTATCGTCTGGGCACCTTAATGAAACATGGGATCATGCGGTGGCCGAGCATCGAATCAAGACCACCTGGCAACGTGAAGCGAAGACTATCGCAAGCTATTCTGCGCCCCTCATCGTCACCTTCCTCTTGCAATACTCGATTAATGTCACCAGTATCTTCGCCGTCGGGCGAATTGGTAAACTTGAACTAGGTGCTGTGTCAT TGGCCAATATGACTGCGGCTATTACTTGCCTGGCGCCTTTCCAGGGCCTTGCTACTTCTCTTGACACTTTGTGTGCACAGGCTTATGGATCTGGCCACAAGCATCTTGTTGGACTGCAGTTCCAGCGAATGACTTGCTTCTTATTCGTACTTGCTGTGCCAGTTGCCGTGTTTTATTGGTTTTCTGAAGGCGTCATCAGAGCGCTTGTTCCGGAGCCCGAATCAGCCCGTCTGGCTGGCATGTACCTTCGGGTTATGATCTTCAGCATCCCAGGATTTATTCTCTTTGAAGGTGGCAAGCGGTTTACACAAGCCCAGGGCTTGTTCCGCGCCACGACGTATGTTCTCCTCATTGTTGCGCCCTTCAATGTCTTCCTGAGCTGGCTCTTGGTCTGGAAGTTGCAGTGGGGTTTCATCGGAGCTCCTGCAGCTGTCGCCATCAGCAACAACCTCCTCCCCATATTCCTCTTCTTGTATGTTCGCTTTATCAATGGTCGGCAGTGCTGGGGTGGCTTTAGTCGACGGGCTCTTAGCAACTGGTGGATTATGATTCGACTTGCTCTGCCTGGTATGATTATGGTTGAGGCAGAATGGCTCGCTTTTGAAATCCTGACGTTGATGGCGAGTCGATTCGGCCCAGAATATCTGGCTGCGCAGAGTGTTGTGACCACCATCACAACACTGTCGTATGAAATTCCATTCCCTATGTCTATTGCTGCCTCGACTCGCATTGCCAACCTCATTGGAGCTGGCCTTGTTGAACCGGCCAAGAAGACGGGTGTT GCTTTCGTTGCCGCCTGTCTCATCGGAATGTTTAACCTTACTCTCTACACCACTCTACGCTATAAGCTACCTCTGTTGTTCACCAAGGACGAAGACGTTATCGAACTTGTTGCAGCAGTCATGCCTATCGTGTCAGTCATGCAGGTATTTGACGGACTTGCAGCAGGAGCCCACGGCTTGCTCCGAGGTATCGGGAAACAATCAATCGGTGGTCCCGCCAATATCCTCTCGTACTATGCCCTATCACTTCCTATCTCACTGGCTTTAGCTTTTGGTCTAGATTGGAAGCTGGACGGCTTGTGGATTGGAGTCACATGTGGAACTATCTC TGTCGCATCGATTGAGTATATATACTTGTTCCGAACCGATTGGCACAAGGCTGCTGAGGAGGCTGCAGTTCGTAACGCTGCTGGTTGA
- a CDS encoding hypothetical protein (SECRETED:SignalP(1-18)~TransMembrane:1 (n3-13c18/19o697-714i)~BUSCO:10042at5125) produces the protein MRFSPLATLAGLSAFVLADEIKNPVSEPSVFNGKTVPSLLELTPANWEEQTKKNKFLMVKHFSPYCKHCTRFAPTFQTLYEFYYTSKPQVDDPEATFTKYYDFAFGTVNCVAYYDFCMEHEIQSYPTSILYEDGKVFESLRGIKNMTVLTTTIEKALAKTHPGRPELVELPNPGDKVFPAPKTDEKPAESSVEKKEAEAPVKAAVEAEKPLDVVAEKAAEEPASKTEDKSLDDVTKMPKDEDKSDKAEAIEKTVQDENKNPFGADWKVPSTGQMLKKPKAQDSTPKYNLEGISAPLTPENFDTLVTNSKDPWFIKFYAPWCSHCKAMAPTWQQLAKKMQGKLNIGEVNCEADHKLCTQMGVKAFPTIYFVNGAEKAEYKGLRGVGDFVAYAEGALEVAGGVLDVDAESFKELEKTEEVLFVYFYDHATTTEDFKALDALPLNLIGRGKIVKTSDPELYNRFKITTWPRLLVSREGRATYYTPITPDEMRDVDSLVSWMKSTWLPLVPEMTAINAKQIMNHKLVVLAILNRDDEDRLQNSISELKNAANEWVDRQVQEFQLERKKLRDAKQMRIEEAQSRDDQRGLRNAKAIKIDMDSTRRQEVGFAWVDGIFWQRWIASTYNLDVRDGERVIINEEDRHKFWDTTPTGNQIMVSHTSIMDTLDKIVYGPNPISPKYTIGSFAKFFFDIKMNFVDHPFLSIAFVFAVGFGLYSWFRNRTRRSRGTFFRDDNMGLKDGLLGQNGNAKSD, from the exons ATGCGTTTCTCTCCGCTCGCGACCCTCGCGGGGTTGTCGGCGTTTGTTCTGGCCGACGAGATCAAGAATCCCGTGTCAGAGCCTTCAGTCTTTAATGGGAAGACGGTACCGTCATTGCTTGAATTGACTCCTGCAAACTGGGAGGAACagaccaagaagaacaagttCCTAATGGTCAAACACTTTAG TCCCTACTGCAAGCACTGTACCAGGTTTGCCCCGACTTTCCAGACTCTCTACGAATTCTACTATACCTCGAAGCCCCAAGTCGACGATCCGGAAGCCACATTCACAAAGTATTACGACTTTGCTTTCGGCACTGTAAACTGTGTTGCCTACTATGACTTCTGTATGGAGCATGAAATCCAGTCATACCCGACTTCAATCCTCTACGAAGATGGCAAGGTGTTTGAGTCCTTACGCGGAATTAAGAATATGACAGTATTGACGACAACGATCGAAAAAGCGCTTGCCAAAACACATCCTGGTCGACCCGAACTCGTTGAATTACCTAACCCTGGTGACAAGGTCTTCCCTGCCCCAAAAACTGACGAGAAGCCTGCAGAGTCTTCagtcgagaagaaggaggcagAAGCACCCGTAAAGGCTGCGGTTGAAGCTGAGAAGCCCCTCGATGTCgttgctgagaaggctgCCGAGGAGCCAGCTAGTAAAACCGAAGACAAATCTCTTGATGATGTCACCAAAATGCCCAAAGACGAAGACAAGTCTGATAAGGCCGAGGCAATTGAGAAGACCGTTCAGGATGAGAACAAGAACCCGTTTGGTGCCGATTGGAAAGTTCCCAGCACCGGTCAGATGCTTAAGAAACCCAAGGCCCAGGATTCTACACCCAAGTATAACCTGGAGGGTATCAGCGCTCCTCTGACTCCCGAAAACTTTGACACCCTGGTTACAAACTCGAAGGATCCCTGGTTCATCAAGTTCTACGCGCCTTGGTGCTCTCACTGCAAAGCCATGGCTCCCACATGGCAACAACTGGCCAAGAAAATGCAGGGCAAACTCAACATCGGCGAGGTCAACTGTGAGGCTGATCATAAGCTTTGTACACAAATGGGTGTCAAGGCGTTCCCGACCATTTACTTTGTTAACGGCGCGGAAAAGGCCGAGTACAAGGGTCTTCGCGGGGTCGGAGACTTTGTTGCTTATGCCGAGGGGGCGCTTGAGGTTGCAGGTGGCgttcttgatgttgatgcCGAGAGCTTCAAGGAGCTCGAAAAGACCGAGGAAGTCTTGTTTGTTTACTTCTATGACCACGCCACTACGACCGAGGATTTCAAAGCACTAGACGCTCTACCACTCAACCTTATCGGACGAGGCAAGATCGTCAAAACAAGCGACCCCGAGCTGTACAACCGATTCAAGATCACAACTTGGCCCAGGCTCTTAGTCTCCCGAGAGGGCCGTGCGACCTACTATACTCCTATCACACCCgatgagatgagagatgTCGATTCGTTGGTTTCGTGGATGAAGTCCACATGGCTCCCTCTCGTTCCTGAAATGACTGCCATCAACGCCAAGCAGATTATGAACCACAAGCTGGTTGTGCTTGCCATTCTTAAccgtgatgatgaagaccgTCTTCAAAACTCCATCTCGGAGCTCAAGAACGCTGCAAATGAGTGGGTGGATCGTCAGGTTCAGGAGTTTCAGCTCGAGCGTAAGAAGCTCCGAGATGCCAAGCAGATGAGAATTGAAGAGGCTCAAAGCCGTGACGATCAACGTGGTCTTCGCAATGCCAAGGCTATCAAGATTGATATGGACTCTACCCGTCGCCAGGAGGTTGGTTTTGCCTGGGTTGATGGCATCTTTTGGCAGAGGTGGATTGCTAGCACCTATAACCTTGACGTGAGAGACGGTGAGCGTGTCATCATCAACGAAGAAGAT CGACACAAGTTCTGGGACACTACTCCTACCGGCAACCAGATCATGGTTAGCCACACCTCGATCATGGACACCCTTGACAAAATCGTCTACGGCCCCAACCCAATTTCTCCCAAGTACACCATTGGCTCTTTCGCCAAGTTTTTCTTTGACATCAAGATGAACTTTGTCGACCACCCATTCTTGTCCATTGCCTTTGTCTTTGCTGTTGGTTTTGGCCTCTACTCTTGGTTCCGTAACCGCACTCGACGATCTCGCGGCACTTTCTTCCGGGATGATAACATGGGTCTCAAGGATGGACTCCTTGGTCAGAATGGCAACGCCAAGTCCGATTAA
- a CDS encoding hypothetical protein (BUSCO:53696at5125), with amino-acid sequence MTEVGTVVEMTESGTVALFSPGQHGHLIPYLAAIHASCITHDRTIAEFLPPLSHEKLLAWWKERIAEVADEKRLIFILLNETEPGARPKGPDVMGVVMLYMPSSETGLFRGVVEKLLVHKAFRGRGGARTLMSALETEATKRGRTILLLDTETGSPAEEVYKKLGYVELGQIPKYGLSPNGELKDGTFFWKHLAL; translated from the coding sequence ATGACAGAAGTGGGAACAGTCGTCGAAATGACAGAGTCAGGAACAGTGGCCCTCTTCTCGCCAGGTCAACACGGCCACTTGATTCCCTATCTTGCTGCCATCCACGCCTCATGTATCACTCACGACCGTACCATTGCGGAATTCCTCCCGCCTTTGTCTcatgagaagcttcttgcaTGGTGGAAAGAGCGCATCGCCGAAGTTGCAGACGAGAAACgactcatcttcatccttctCAACGAGACGGAACCAGGAGCTCGCCCGAAAGGGCCCGACGTTATGGGCGTTGTCATGCTTTACATGCCTTCTTCAGAAACAGGACTGTTCCGCGGCGTCGTCGAGAAGTTGCTTGTCCACAAGGCTTTCCGCGGAAGGGGAGGTGCCAGGACTCTAATGTCCGCGCTCGAGACCGAGGCCACAAAGAGAGGGCGAACTATTCTCCTTCTTGATACTGAGACGGGGAGCCCTGCAGAAGAGGTATACAAAAAGCTCGGGTATGTTGAGCTTGGCCAGATCCCCAAATATGGTCTAAGTCCCAACGGTGAGCTCAAAGATGGCACCTTCTTCTGGAAACACCTGGCGTTGTAG
- a CDS encoding hypothetical protein (TransMembrane:2 (i234-252o264-290i)~BUSCO:48315at5125), with protein MSTPPPQPGPQPGPGQIPMPQPGQRPTPEQIQAMQRQLAIDAEKNGMTVPEFIEHIKRQAQEQMRMRAQQAQQQGGGHDHDHSHAHPHPQQQQGRSQPITPGPPNPKALALAAFLRGQDLKPRTVILNGERKDMFRVKRALRALQSPAYEKARKKNPLLPEITDRASLENTFKLLPLSMLALRVSKIEPQAGPNGKKPKRVKGQWTVKVEPQQEAQDDMYYAWLWEGSQLKRKIYAGLALLAIFAIVLYPLWPLVLRQGVYYLSWGLLGLLGLFFLMAIFRVILFCITYFTNSPGLWLFPNLWEDVSFMDSFRPVWAWHETEKKKKKKKSTAAVPGTSVNPALAGATGLAPTSATTTGTDTQVKTGDVQQRHYEAPRVEELEDDA; from the exons ATGTCTACTCCCCCTCCTCAGCCTGGCCCTCAGCCTGGGCCCGGCCAGATTCCCATGCCTCAACCCGGACAACGACCAACACCCGAGCAAATCCAGGCAATGCAGCGTCAACTTGCCATCGACGCCGAGAAGAACGGCATGACTGTCCCGGAGTTTATTGAACACATCAAGCGACAGGCCCAAGAACAAATGCGCATGCGAGCGCAACAGGCACAGCAGCAAGGCGGTGGTCATGATCATGACCACTCTCACGCTCACCCTCAcccacagcagcagcagggtCGCTCCCAGCCTATCACCCCAGGACCTCCCAACCCAAAAGCCCTCGCTCTCGCTGCATTCCTCCGTGGCCAGGATCTCAAGCCCAGAACAGTTATCCTGAACGGCGAGCGAAAGGACATGTTCCGAG TCAAGCGAGCCCTCCGAGCCCTCCAGTCCCCCGCTTACGAGAAGGCCCGTAAGAAGAACCCCCTTCTTCCCGAAATCACCGACCGAGCCTCTCTCGAGAACACCTTCAAGTTGCTGCCTCTGAGTATGCTTGCGCTTCGAGTTTCGAAGATTGAGCCCCAAGCAGGCCCCAATGGCAAGAAGCCTAAGCGTGTCAAGGGTCAGTGGACTGTCAAGGTCGAACCACAGCAGGAGGCACAAGACGACATGTACTATGCTTGGTTGTGGGAAGGCAGTCAGCTCAAGCGAAAGATTTATGCTGGTCTCGCCCTCCTCGCCATTTTTGCTATTGTCCTGTACCCTCTTTGGCCTCTGGTGTTGCGCCAAGGTGTCTACTACCTCAGTTGGGGTCTCCTGGGTCTCCTTGGACTGTTCTTCCTCATGGCCATCTTCCGTGTTATTCTTTTCTGCATCACATATTTCACCAACTCTCCTGGTCTTTGGCTCTTCCCCAATCTGTGGGAGGACGTTTCTTTCATGGACAGTTTCAGACCTGTTTGGGCTTGGCACGAG actgagaaaaagaagaagaagaagaagtcgaCCGCGGCTGTCCCTGGAACCAGCGTCAACCCTGCCTTGGCAGGCGCCACTGGTCTTGCGCCCACCAGCGCAACCACAACAGGAACAGACACTCAGGTTAAGACTGGCGACGTGCAGCAAAGGCATTACGAGGCACCCAGAGTCGAGGAACTTGAGGACGATGCTTGA